Genomic window (Allostreptomyces psammosilenae):
GATCTCCAGGTTGGCGACGGCCGCCTCCACGCACTGCACGGCGGCCAGGGCCACCACGACGCCGAGGGCGAGGGCGGTCGTGCCGCGGGCGCGGGCCCACCGGGCGAGGGCGATCCCGCCGATGGTGGCGACGGCGCAGGCCACGAAGAGCGGCACCGACCGGTCGCTGAGGTACTGGCTGCCGGCCGCCCCGGCGAGGAGGAGCACGGCGAGCACGCCGCCGCCGAGCAGGGCCCTGCGGTCCGGCAGGCCGTGGGCGAGGGCCAGCCAGGCCGCGACGACCAGCAGGGCGCTGAGCACGAAGGCCTGGCGGTAGGAGCTGCCGTTGGGCGAGGTGAAGGCGTGCCACAGCAGGTGGGTGGGCGTCCACTGGAAGGAGACGGCGACGCCGACCAGGGCGAGGGACCACACCAGCCGGGTGCGCGGGGCGACCTGCCGGTGGAAGGGCAGGCTGAGCGCGACGAGCAGGGTGCCGGTGCCGACGAAGAGCGCCGGCGCGGAGAAGCTGTAGGTGGCCGGGAGCAGCCGGGCGAGCACGTCGTTCCAGCTGCTCGGGGCGAACTCGGCGGGCGGTATCGGGCTGGCGGTCCGGGTGGCGAGGTAGATCACGGCCACCAGGGGGGCGGCCATGGCGATGCCGATGGCGACGGCGCGCACGGCGCGCAGCAGGGTGGCGCCCCACTCGCGCGGGCCGGCGGCGCCGGCGCTCAGCCGGATGAGCAGGTAGACGGCGGCGCCCACGGTCGTCATGTAGCCGGTGTAGAAGTTGGTGAACCAGACGTAGCCGACGACCACCGGGGAGAGCACGGCGTGGCGGCCCTCGCGGGCCCACTCGGCGACGAGGAAGAGCAGGGGCAGGCCGATCAGGCCGTCCAGCCACATGGGGTTGTACGAGCCGGCGGAGAGCGTCCAGCCGCACAGCGCGTAGGCCGCGCCGAGCACCGCGGCGACCGGCCACGGGGCCCGCCGGTCGGGGCCGCCCGGGGCGATGCGGAGCAGCAGCAACGCCATGACGGCGGCGGCGAGGGCGATCTTCACCACGATGATGGTGTGGACCGCCAGGTCGATGCGGTCGTGCGGGAAGAGGACGACCAGCAGGTTGATCGGGCTGCTGAGGTAGGTGCCGACGTCGGGCAGGAAGCTGGAGCCGTATCCGGACTGCCAGTTGAACAGCCAGTCGCCGTCGCCGCGGCCGAGGAGGAGGTCGCGCAGGTGCGCGTGGTACGGGACGTACTGGTTCGCGAGGTCGTTGACGTTGCGGGACGCGGGGCCGAAGGGGAAGATGCTCCCGGCGATCTGCGACAGGCAGAAGGCGAGCGTGGCGAGCGCGCCGGCCGCCGCGGCCGTGCGTCCGCCGTGCGCCGGCAGCCGTCGCCGGGTGGTCCCGGTGCCGTCCCGCGGGGGTGGTGTGCGGGCCGCCTCGGGGTGGTCGTCCTGAGCGGGGGGTTCCGCGCCCGCGGGGGTGGGGCGGCCCCGGCCGGTGGCGGTCGGCATTCTTCCTCCAGTTGCGATTCTGGCACGCGCGCGGAACGGACTGCCCGGGAGGGGGCTCCTGTTTTTGCGGCGACAATAACAGTCAATCCTCCGGCGCCAGGTTCGTCGGCTGATAGCCTGTTGTAGCCAACCCCCTGTTGCCTTGGAGTTCACCTACTCGACAGGTAAGCTCCCTAGCGTGTTGTGACACCTGTCCAGCCCTGTCCCGTGGCTGCTGCGCCGATCGAACGGCGACTCGAAGACGACGCCCGGGGTTTGGACCCTGCCTTGGGGGCAAAGATGCGATTCTCGATCGTCGTGCCGTGCTTCAACGAGGAGCGGGTGATCGAGCGGTTCCATTCGCGGGTCAGTGAAATCGCTCAGGACACCGGCCACGACTACGAGATGGTCCTCGTGGACGACGGCAGCTCCGACGCCACCGCGCGCCTGCTGGAGGAGCTGGCCGAGCGGGACTCGCGCGTCCGCTTCGTCTCGTTCAGCCGGAACTTCGGCAAGGAAGCGGCCATGCTCGCCGGGCTGCGCAACGCCACGGGCGACGCCGTGATCATCATGGACGCCGACCTGCAGCACCCGCCGGAGCTCATGCACCGGATGCTGGAGCTGCACGCCGCCGGCCACGACCAGGTCATCGCCAGGCGGACCCGGAAGGGCGACCGCTTCAGCCGGACGCTCATGGCGCGGCTGTACTACTGGCTGATCAACCGGCTGGTGGACGTCGAGCTGGTGGACGGCGTCGGCGACTTCCGCCTGCTCTCCCGCCGCGCGGTCGACGCCCTGCTGGAGC
Coding sequences:
- a CDS encoding YfhO family protein, coding for MPTATGRGRPTPAGAEPPAQDDHPEAARTPPPRDGTGTTRRRLPAHGGRTAAAAGALATLAFCLSQIAGSIFPFGPASRNVNDLANQYVPYHAHLRDLLLGRGDGDWLFNWQSGYGSSFLPDVGTYLSSPINLLVVLFPHDRIDLAVHTIIVVKIALAAAVMALLLLRIAPGGPDRRAPWPVAAVLGAAYALCGWTLSAGSYNPMWLDGLIGLPLLFLVAEWAREGRHAVLSPVVVGYVWFTNFYTGYMTTVGAAVYLLIRLSAGAAGPREWGATLLRAVRAVAIGIAMAAPLVAVIYLATRTASPIPPAEFAPSSWNDVLARLLPATYSFSAPALFVGTGTLLVALSLPFHRQVAPRTRLVWSLALVGVAVSFQWTPTHLLWHAFTSPNGSSYRQAFVLSALLVVAAWLALAHGLPDRRALLGGGVLAVLLLAGAAGSQYLSDRSVPLFVACAVATIGGIALARWARARGTTALALGVVVALAAVQCVEAAVANLEIERARVEHLDDYPTWGPWHDGIRREVLAGDGWPEYRTDTGESRITGNDPMLFGGQGANYYSSLTSETMVNTYTALGFGWTSTQRSPRSLDNPVTDAIYSVGVRVRSPEGSDNTADDVTSTRTEVPPLVTVRPGGEPPRFGANAFENQELLLGSDVYEVPTTTVTARQDSTVTEHDDGHTTIDPAEDTDGPTHLLQARCAPGTDVYLWAPDYRGVAALAGTEGSMIRSRMPSQGAGMRHLGTVPDSGEVTVELDAERPAALPAGPVGCLDDAALDQAVQDLTETGATDIEVGGHSISAELPAGTTGWAVIAAPRISGWSCASGDGTPRPADDYLGLLAVPLEDGDTTVSCSFRPPGMRLGGAVGTAGLAGLVLIGILDRRRRRTADTPPPPAVPRQAP